Proteins encoded by one window of Hafnia alvei:
- a CDS encoding YgdI/YgdR family lipoprotein codes for MKKILSMLCIGAAVLMVAGCSSDYVMSTKSGEMIVTQGKPKIDKDTGMTSYVDQDGVNRQINTNDVAQMIEKE; via the coding sequence ATGAAAAAAATTCTTTCGATGCTCTGTATCGGCGCAGCGGTTTTAATGGTTGCCGGTTGTTCCAGCGATTATGTGATGTCGACGAAATCCGGGGAGATGATCGTCACGCAGGGGAAACCGAAAATTGATAAAGACACAGGGATGACAAGCTACGTCGATCAGGATGGTGTCAATCGCCAGATCAATACCAATGACGTTGCGCAGATGATTGAAAAAGAATAA
- the mnmC gene encoding bifunctional tRNA (5-methylaminomethyl-2-thiouridine)(34)-methyltransferase MnmD/FAD-dependent 5-carboxymethylaminomethyl-2-thiouridine(34) oxidoreductase MnmC, with protein MSNSIIQNAKLSWNEQGTPVSQQFDDVYFSNQDGLSETRYVFLQGNHLAERWLQAQERTFTVAETGFGTGLNFLTLWQAFDAFEQQHPDSTFKHLHYVSFEKYPLLADDLAAAHARWPELKHFSEQLCAVWPAALPGCHRVFLANGRITLDLWFGDVNELIHVLPHSLNEQIDAWFLDGFAPSKNPDMWTPELFDTMVKLAKKDGTFATFTAAGFVRRGLQEAGFDVQRVKGFGQKREMLTGIRAERVSASSPAPWFDRPKAQNTHDIALVGGGIASALTALSLLKRGSHVTLYCADPKPALGASGNRQGALYPLLNGRNNPLERFFISAFAFARRQYDELLSCGLRFDHQWCGVSQLGWDEKSSDKITQILATDWPQWLAKKGDAITLTQLAGLDIPHDGVTYAAGGWLCPSQLTQAVIDLAQSQGLVTHFNAELTELTHDDKGWRLAFSNGESKQHGCVVLANGHRLNHFTQTEALPLSAVRGQVSHIPTNAVLGQLKQVLCYDGYLTPVNPANQHHCIGASYQRNQTDLGFSAADQQENRDRLLKCLPQVEWPNEVDINGNEARVGVRCAIRDHMPMVGAVPNYATTLAHYQDLMAQKSTPETVVSAPVYPDLFMIGGLGSRGLCSAPLCAEVLAAQIYGEAIPLEQEVLDALNPNRMWVRKLLKGKAV; from the coding sequence GTGAGCAATTCAATTATTCAGAATGCAAAATTAAGCTGGAATGAACAGGGAACACCGGTTTCGCAACAGTTTGATGATGTTTATTTTTCCAATCAGGACGGGCTTTCAGAAACTCGTTACGTATTCTTACAGGGTAATCATCTAGCAGAACGCTGGCTGCAAGCACAAGAGCGTACTTTCACCGTGGCGGAAACGGGGTTTGGCACCGGTCTTAACTTTTTAACCCTGTGGCAAGCCTTTGATGCCTTTGAACAACAGCATCCTGACAGCACATTTAAGCACCTTCATTATGTCAGCTTCGAAAAATATCCATTACTGGCTGACGATCTTGCCGCTGCTCACGCTCGCTGGCCTGAATTAAAACATTTCAGTGAACAACTGTGCGCTGTTTGGCCTGCTGCACTGCCTGGTTGTCACCGCGTATTTTTAGCCAATGGTCGGATCACCCTTGATTTATGGTTTGGCGACGTCAATGAGCTTATTCACGTTTTGCCTCACAGCCTTAATGAACAGATCGATGCTTGGTTTCTAGACGGTTTTGCCCCATCAAAAAACCCAGATATGTGGACGCCTGAGCTGTTTGACACCATGGTCAAGCTGGCAAAAAAAGACGGCACCTTTGCCACCTTCACCGCAGCAGGCTTTGTGCGTCGCGGTTTACAGGAGGCGGGCTTTGATGTGCAGCGCGTTAAAGGCTTTGGCCAAAAGCGTGAAATGCTGACCGGGATCCGTGCAGAGAGGGTTTCTGCCTCTTCGCCAGCGCCGTGGTTTGATCGCCCTAAAGCCCAAAACACCCACGATATAGCCCTCGTGGGTGGAGGGATCGCCTCCGCGCTAACGGCCTTATCGTTACTCAAACGCGGCAGCCATGTCACGCTATACTGCGCCGATCCTAAACCGGCGCTTGGTGCATCGGGCAATCGTCAAGGAGCCCTCTATCCGCTGCTTAACGGGCGCAATAATCCGTTAGAACGCTTTTTCATTAGCGCCTTCGCCTTTGCGCGTCGCCAATATGATGAATTGCTAAGCTGTGGTCTTAGGTTTGATCACCAATGGTGCGGCGTTAGCCAACTGGGCTGGGATGAAAAAAGCAGCGATAAAATCACACAAATATTAGCCACTGACTGGCCGCAGTGGCTGGCTAAAAAAGGCGACGCGATCACGCTCACACAGCTTGCAGGATTGGACATTCCTCATGATGGCGTAACCTACGCTGCCGGTGGCTGGCTTTGTCCTTCACAGCTCACCCAAGCCGTGATTGATTTAGCTCAGTCACAGGGATTAGTCACTCATTTTAACGCCGAGCTCACGGAACTGACCCACGATGACAAAGGCTGGCGACTGGCTTTCAGCAATGGTGAGAGCAAACAGCACGGCTGTGTGGTTTTGGCTAACGGACATCGCTTAAATCATTTCACGCAAACTGAGGCGCTACCGCTTTCGGCGGTGCGCGGTCAGGTGAGTCATATTCCGACTAATGCGGTTTTAGGCCAACTCAAACAGGTTCTGTGTTACGACGGCTATCTCACGCCGGTTAACCCTGCCAATCAGCATCACTGCATTGGTGCCAGCTATCAGCGTAATCAAACCGATCTGGGTTTCTCTGCAGCCGATCAACAAGAAAATCGCGACCGCCTATTAAAATGTCTTCCTCAGGTTGAATGGCCAAACGAAGTCGATATCAACGGCAATGAAGCACGCGTTGGCGTGCGCTGCGCCATTCGCGATCACATGCCGATGGTCGGTGCCGTGCCGAACTACGCCACAACGCTTGCGCACTATCAGGATCTAATGGCGCAAAAATCCACGCCTGAAACCGTTGTTTCAGCACCGGTTTATCCCGATTTATTTATGATTGGTGGGCTAGGCTCGCGTGGCTTATGCAGCGCTCCGTTATGTGCTGAAGTGCTCGCGGCGCAAATTTATGGCGAAGCGATACCTCTGGAACAAGAGGTATTGGACGCATTGAATCCGAACAGAATGTGGGTACGGAAGTTATTGAAGGGAAAAGCGGTTTAA
- a CDS encoding sulfite exporter TauE/SafE family protein, which produces MMDLISGLPVSPELLGILFFVAMLAGFIDSIAGGGGLLTVPALLAVGVPPAQALATNKLQSVGGSFSASLYFIRRKAVDLNDQKLVIALTFVGSMIGSILVQNIRADILRQMLPLLVAGIGVYFLLTPRLGESDRLRRLSYIPFAIVAGGCVGFYDGFFGPGAGSFYALAYVTLCGFNLAKSTAHAKVLNFTSNVAALMFFIIGGKVIWSIGLVMLVGQVIGARTGAKMVLSKGQKLIRPMIVFVSLAMTCKLMYDNHGPEIMQWLGHWF; this is translated from the coding sequence ATGATGGATTTAATCAGTGGGCTACCGGTAAGTCCTGAACTATTAGGGATACTCTTTTTTGTCGCGATGCTGGCGGGATTTATCGATTCCATTGCTGGAGGCGGTGGGCTATTAACCGTTCCCGCGCTGTTAGCCGTGGGCGTGCCGCCAGCGCAGGCGTTAGCAACCAATAAGCTGCAATCGGTGGGCGGCTCGTTTTCTGCCAGCCTGTATTTTATCCGCCGTAAAGCCGTTGATTTAAACGACCAGAAACTGGTGATTGCGTTGACCTTTGTGGGGTCAATGATCGGCTCGATTCTGGTGCAGAATATTCGGGCTGATATTCTCCGCCAAATGCTGCCGCTGTTGGTGGCGGGAATTGGTGTCTATTTCCTGCTCACGCCGCGATTAGGTGAATCCGATCGTCTGCGCCGGTTATCGTATATCCCGTTTGCTATCGTGGCTGGCGGCTGCGTGGGCTTTTATGACGGCTTTTTTGGCCCTGGTGCGGGTTCGTTCTATGCGTTAGCCTATGTCACGCTATGCGGATTTAATCTCGCCAAATCAACGGCGCATGCCAAGGTTTTGAATTTTACTTCCAACGTGGCCGCGCTGATGTTTTTTATCATCGGCGGTAAAGTGATTTGGTCGATTGGTTTGGTTATGCTGGTGGGGCAGGTGATTGGCGCTAGAACCGGCGCAAAAATGGTGCTGAGTAAAGGGCAAAAGCTGATAAGGCCGATGATCGTGTTTGTGTCGTTGGCGATGACCTGCAAGCTGATGTATGACAACCATGGGCCAGAAATTATGCAATGGCTCGGTCATTGGTTCTAA
- a CDS encoding aspartate/glutamate racemase family protein has product MQHTIGILGGMGPAATADMLSKFVHFRHVGQDQQHIPIIACSIPDIPDRSACLLSGGPSPYDYLERYLHMLEGAGAECIVIPCNTAHYWFERLQHSAHVEMINILDATLAELPQHSQTVGLLATDATLATGLYQRKLVQQGKTLFVPEGKHQRAVMQAIYAYKAGDLLLSQTLLFPQIEALIERGVDTLIMGCTEIPLIINTEVARFNCTFIDSTAALVRAAIRWYEEKNGETVSAERPELLGVE; this is encoded by the coding sequence ATGCAACACACAATAGGTATTCTCGGTGGAATGGGCCCCGCCGCCACGGCAGATATGCTGAGTAAATTCGTGCATTTTCGGCATGTAGGGCAAGATCAGCAGCATATTCCGATTATTGCCTGCTCGATCCCGGATATTCCCGACCGCAGCGCGTGTCTGCTTTCCGGTGGTCCTTCACCCTATGATTATCTTGAACGCTATCTGCATATGCTCGAGGGCGCAGGCGCTGAGTGCATCGTCATTCCCTGCAACACCGCGCATTACTGGTTTGAACGCCTTCAGCACAGCGCACATGTCGAGATGATTAATATTCTGGATGCCACATTGGCCGAACTGCCTCAACACAGCCAAACCGTAGGATTGCTAGCAACCGACGCCACGCTGGCTACCGGGCTTTACCAACGCAAACTGGTGCAGCAGGGGAAAACGTTATTCGTTCCTGAAGGGAAACATCAGCGCGCGGTGATGCAGGCGATCTATGCCTACAAGGCAGGCGATCTTTTGCTGTCTCAAACATTGTTATTCCCGCAGATTGAGGCGTTGATTGAACGCGGCGTAGATACGCTGATTATGGGCTGTACGGAAATCCCGCTGATTATCAACACCGAGGTAGCCCGATTTAACTGTACCTTTATTGACTCAACCGCCGCACTGGTGAGGGCAGCGATCCGTTGGTACGAAGAAAAAAATGGGGAAACGGTTTCCGCTGAACGCCCTGAATTACTCGGTGTGGAATAG
- a CDS encoding elongation factor P hydroxylase, whose translation MSQTHHFQQLIDLFNQTFSDDYQTQLVAGDDEPIYLPADETSPFHRIVFAHGFYASALHEISHWCIAGEARRQQVDYGYWYCPDGRDAKTQCEFEVVEIKPQAFDWLFCEAAGYPFNVSCDNLEGDFDPDRIAFQRKVREQVLWYLENGIPERPARFIQALQSFYNTPTLTADRFPYPEDL comes from the coding sequence ATGTCTCAAACTCACCATTTTCAGCAATTAATCGATCTGTTCAATCAGACCTTCAGTGACGACTATCAAACACAGCTTGTAGCCGGTGACGATGAGCCGATCTATCTGCCCGCGGATGAAACATCACCTTTTCACCGCATCGTATTTGCTCATGGCTTTTACGCCAGCGCCCTGCATGAAATTTCTCACTGGTGTATTGCCGGCGAAGCGCGTCGTCAGCAGGTTGATTATGGTTATTGGTATTGTCCAGACGGTCGCGATGCCAAAACCCAGTGTGAATTTGAAGTGGTAGAGATTAAACCGCAGGCGTTTGACTGGTTATTCTGCGAAGCGGCAGGTTATCCGTTTAACGTCAGTTGCGACAATCTTGAGGGGGATTTCGATCCCGATCGTATCGCGTTCCAGCGAAAAGTGCGTGAACAGGTTCTCTGGTATTTAGAAAACGGCATTCCAGAGCGTCCAGCGCGCTTTATTCAAGCGTTACAATCGTTTTACAATACGCCAACGCTAACCGCTGATAGGTTCCCCTATCCGGAAGATTTATAA
- the hypT gene encoding hypochlorite stress DNA-binding transcriptional regulator HypT translates to MSIVHNIETKWLYDFLTLEECRNFSQAAVKRNLSQPAFSRRIRSLEQAAGVELFNREVSPLQLTEPGKVFHSQVRNLLQQLESNLTELRGGSDFIEHKIKIAAAHSLSLGLLPSIVKQMPSRFAYAVEAIDVDSAVNTLREGKSDFIFSYHDEYLLQAPFAHIRLFEAQLFPVCACDALGQPLYSLEQHDFPLLNYSQTSYMGRLVNRMLAKNTHLNFRTVFVSSMSELLKQVALDGSGVAWLPDCLISPELAQGTLIRLDEEALTIPIYAYAYRMDTRMSMTAESFWRDLKKLFHTE, encoded by the coding sequence ATGAGCATTGTGCACAATATTGAAACGAAATGGCTGTATGATTTTTTAACCTTGGAAGAGTGCCGCAATTTTTCTCAGGCCGCAGTAAAGCGCAATCTGTCGCAGCCCGCTTTCAGCCGTCGAATTCGCTCCTTAGAACAGGCCGCAGGCGTCGAGCTATTCAACCGAGAAGTCTCCCCCCTACAGCTGACAGAACCCGGTAAGGTATTTCACTCACAGGTACGAAATTTATTACAGCAGCTTGAAAGCAACCTCACCGAGCTACGCGGCGGCAGCGATTTTATTGAGCACAAAATCAAAATAGCGGCTGCGCATTCATTATCCTTAGGACTGCTCCCCTCCATTGTGAAACAAATGCCGAGCCGGTTTGCCTACGCCGTTGAAGCGATAGATGTGGATAGCGCGGTTAACACGCTGCGTGAAGGGAAAAGCGACTTTATATTTTCCTATCACGACGAGTATTTATTACAGGCACCTTTCGCACATATTCGCTTATTCGAAGCCCAACTGTTTCCGGTTTGCGCCTGTGATGCGCTAGGACAGCCGCTCTACTCGTTGGAACAGCACGATTTTCCACTGCTAAATTACAGCCAAACGTCGTACATGGGACGTTTGGTCAATCGAATGTTGGCCAAAAATACGCATCTAAATTTTCGGACCGTATTTGTTTCATCGATGAGCGAGCTATTAAAGCAGGTTGCGCTAGATGGCTCTGGGGTGGCATGGCTGCCAGATTGTTTGATTTCACCTGAGTTGGCGCAGGGAACGTTGATACGTTTGGACGAAGAGGCGCTCACTATTCCTATTTATGCTTACGCGTACCGGATGGATACGCGTATGAGCATGACGGCGGAAAGCTTTTGGCGCGATCTGAAAAAACTATTCCACACCGAGTAA
- a CDS encoding VOC family protein, whose protein sequence is MTHKNNRLRIARPTNRLDLIAQMYCKGLDFDVLGHFNDHQGFDGVIVGHPHHAYHLEFTHHRGTTVPDAPTADNLLVFYIPDEAEWRAACTKMELAGFLVVVSYNPYWDQHGKTFTDLDGYRVVLQNTDWDR, encoded by the coding sequence ATGACACATAAAAATAATCGCTTACGTATAGCAAGGCCAACAAACCGCCTAGATCTTATCGCACAGATGTACTGCAAAGGACTCGATTTCGACGTGCTGGGCCATTTTAACGATCATCAGGGATTTGACGGCGTGATCGTGGGGCATCCCCATCATGCCTACCACCTTGAGTTTACGCACCACCGGGGGACTACGGTTCCAGATGCACCAACGGCGGATAATCTGCTGGTGTTCTATATTCCTGATGAAGCCGAATGGCGAGCAGCCTGCACAAAAATGGAGTTGGCTGGATTTCTTGTGGTGGTTTCATATAACCCATATTGGGATCAACATGGTAAAACGTTTACCGATCTCGATGGCTATCGGGTTGTGCTACAGAATACTGATTGGGATAGATGA
- a CDS encoding YfcL family protein, with translation MIADFETRILALIDDMVEHASDDELFAGGYLRGHLTLAVAELEAQGEHTPAALNDAVQHSLDKAIKAGELSPPDQILVNNMWESLFAKVSG, from the coding sequence ATGATCGCAGATTTTGAAACCCGCATTCTGGCGCTGATTGATGACATGGTTGAACACGCCAGCGATGACGAATTATTTGCCGGAGGCTATCTGCGTGGGCATTTAACGTTGGCAGTGGCTGAATTGGAAGCTCAAGGCGAACATACGCCAGCGGCGCTCAATGACGCGGTTCAGCACAGCCTGGATAAAGCCATTAAAGCCGGTGAGCTTTCGCCACCAGACCAGATTCTGGTGAACAATATGTGGGAATCGCTGTTTGCTAAGGTTTCTGGTTAA
- the fabB gene encoding beta-ketoacyl-ACP synthase I has translation MKRAVITGLGVVSSIGNNQQEVLASLKEGRSGITFAPELKEAGMRSHVWGNIKLDTTGMIDRKVMRFMSDASIYAYLSMQEAIKDSGLADDMVSNDRTGLIVGSGGGSPRNQVAGADGMRSRGLRGVGPYMVTKAMGSGVSACLATPFKIRGVNYSISSACATSAHCIGNAVEMIQLGKQDVVFAGGGEELCWELACEFDAMGALSTQYNETPDKASRTYDTKRDGFVISGGGGIVVVEELEHALARGAHIYAEIVGYGATSDGYDMVAPSGEGAARCMRMAMKDLDAPVDYLNVHGTSTPVGDVKELGAIREVFGDNTPAISSTKAMTGHALGAAGVHEAIYTLLMLEHGFVAPSINIEELDEQAQGMNIVTEPTQRDLNTVMSNSFGFGGTNATLVMKKFQK, from the coding sequence ATGAAACGTGCAGTAATTACTGGCTTGGGCGTTGTTTCCAGCATCGGTAACAACCAGCAGGAGGTTCTGGCGTCTCTGAAAGAAGGGCGTTCGGGTATCACCTTCGCGCCTGAACTTAAAGAGGCCGGTATGCGTAGCCACGTATGGGGCAACATCAAGCTGGATACCACCGGCATGATTGACCGTAAAGTGATGCGCTTCATGAGTGATGCATCTATTTACGCTTACCTCTCCATGCAGGAAGCGATCAAAGATTCTGGTTTAGCCGATGATATGGTTTCTAACGACCGTACTGGCCTGATCGTCGGTTCCGGCGGTGGTTCTCCACGCAATCAGGTTGCAGGCGCTGACGGCATGCGTTCACGCGGCCTGCGTGGCGTTGGCCCATACATGGTGACCAAAGCAATGGGTTCTGGCGTGTCTGCTTGCTTGGCAACACCGTTCAAAATCCGTGGCGTTAACTATTCCATCAGCTCTGCGTGTGCGACTTCCGCTCACTGTATCGGTAACGCGGTAGAGATGATTCAACTAGGTAAGCAAGACGTTGTGTTTGCTGGCGGCGGCGAAGAGCTGTGCTGGGAACTGGCTTGTGAATTTGATGCGATGGGCGCGTTGTCAACTCAGTACAATGAAACCCCAGATAAAGCATCACGTACTTATGACACCAAACGTGACGGTTTCGTTATCTCTGGCGGCGGCGGTATCGTGGTTGTTGAAGAACTGGAACACGCTCTGGCACGTGGCGCACATATCTATGCTGAAATCGTTGGCTACGGCGCAACTTCAGACGGCTACGATATGGTTGCTCCATCAGGCGAAGGCGCTGCACGCTGCATGCGTATGGCAATGAAAGATCTGGATGCACCAGTGGATTACCTGAACGTACACGGTACTTCTACACCGGTGGGCGACGTGAAAGAACTGGGTGCGATCCGTGAAGTCTTCGGCGACAACACCCCAGCGATTTCTTCAACCAAAGCCATGACAGGTCATGCTCTGGGTGCCGCTGGTGTTCACGAAGCTATCTACACCTTGCTGATGTTGGAACACGGTTTTGTGGCGCCAAGCATCAACATTGAAGAGCTGGATGAGCAGGCTCAGGGGATGAACATCGTAACTGAGCCAACTCAGCGCGATCTGAATACCGTGATGTCTAACAGCTTTGGCTTCGGTGGGACTAACGCCACGCTGGTCATGAAGAAATTCCAGAAGTAA